A stretch of Cupriavidus necator DNA encodes these proteins:
- a CDS encoding AMP-dependent synthetase/ligase, whose translation MQESSATTFPRWLLAHAQQRPDHPAHREKDLGIWQTYSWAQAAQQVRALACGLAALGFRRGMNLAVVGDNRPRLYWAMTAAQALGGVPVPLYQDAIANEMVYVLNDAEIEFAIVEDQEQVDKLLEVEAQLAESGRAVRHVIFEDPRGLMDYDHPSLMSYEQLQELGREFDQAHPGFYDEAIAAGQPDDTAIILYTSGTTGKPKGVCHSHYGLIGAARNGCAFDKLSADDDVLSYLPMAWVGDNLFSYAQAMVAGFTVNCPESRETVMTDLREIGPTYYFAPPRIYEGLLTQVMIRMEDAGWIKRKLFHWAMDVAKRCGTDILDGKPVSLADRARYALGEALVYGPLRNVLGMSRIRVGYTAGEAIGPDLFRFYRSIGVNLKQFYGQTETCAYVCLQPDGKVKFDSVGPAAPGMEIRIADNGEVLVRGVGLLKSYYKRDDATREAINDEGYFMTGDAGVIDADGHLKIIDRAKDVGKLADGSMFAPKYIENKLKFFPYIKEAVAFGNDRDQVCAFINIDFEAVGNWAERRHLPYAGYVDLAAQPEVLEMIGECVNQVNADLANDPMLAGSQVARFLVLHKELDPDDDELTRTRKVRRGFIADKYGVLVEALYAGKSEQFIETRVKFEDGREGSVSATLKLVNAKRLPVAARAA comes from the coding sequence ATGCAGGAATCGTCGGCGACGACCTTCCCGCGATGGCTGCTGGCGCACGCCCAGCAGCGGCCGGATCATCCGGCTCACCGCGAGAAGGATCTCGGCATCTGGCAGACATACAGCTGGGCCCAGGCGGCGCAGCAGGTGAGGGCACTGGCTTGCGGGCTGGCCGCACTCGGTTTCAGGCGTGGCATGAATCTGGCGGTGGTGGGCGACAACCGCCCGCGGCTGTACTGGGCCATGACCGCGGCGCAGGCGCTGGGCGGTGTGCCGGTGCCGCTGTACCAGGACGCCATCGCCAACGAGATGGTCTACGTGCTCAACGATGCGGAGATCGAGTTCGCCATCGTCGAGGACCAGGAGCAGGTCGACAAGCTGCTGGAAGTGGAAGCGCAGCTGGCCGAGTCCGGCCGCGCCGTGCGCCACGTCATCTTTGAAGACCCGCGCGGCCTGATGGACTACGACCATCCGTCGCTGATGTCTTATGAACAGCTACAGGAACTGGGCCGCGAGTTCGACCAGGCGCACCCGGGCTTCTATGACGAGGCCATCGCCGCCGGCCAGCCCGACGACACCGCGATCATCCTCTATACCTCCGGCACCACCGGCAAGCCCAAGGGCGTGTGCCATTCGCACTACGGCCTGATCGGCGCGGCGCGCAACGGCTGCGCCTTCGACAAGCTCAGCGCGGACGACGACGTGCTGTCCTACCTGCCGATGGCATGGGTGGGCGACAATCTGTTCTCATACGCGCAGGCGATGGTGGCGGGCTTCACGGTGAACTGCCCGGAATCGCGCGAAACGGTGATGACCGACCTGCGCGAGATCGGCCCCACCTACTACTTTGCGCCGCCGCGCATCTATGAAGGGCTGCTGACGCAGGTGATGATCCGCATGGAGGATGCCGGCTGGATCAAGCGCAAGCTGTTCCACTGGGCCATGGACGTGGCGAAGCGCTGCGGCACCGATATCCTCGACGGCAAGCCGGTATCGCTCGCGGACCGCGCGCGCTACGCCCTTGGCGAAGCGCTGGTCTACGGCCCGTTGCGCAATGTGCTGGGCATGAGCCGCATCCGCGTGGGCTATACCGCGGGCGAGGCGATCGGACCGGACCTGTTCCGCTTCTACCGCTCGATCGGCGTGAACCTGAAGCAGTTCTACGGCCAGACCGAGACCTGCGCCTATGTGTGCCTGCAGCCGGACGGCAAGGTCAAGTTCGATTCAGTCGGCCCGGCGGCGCCCGGCATGGAAATCCGCATCGCCGACAACGGCGAGGTGCTGGTGCGCGGCGTGGGCCTGCTCAAGTCCTACTACAAGCGCGATGACGCCACGCGCGAGGCCATCAACGACGAGGGCTACTTCATGACCGGCGACGCCGGCGTGATCGACGCCGACGGCCACCTGAAGATCATCGACCGCGCCAAGGACGTGGGCAAGCTGGCCGATGGCTCGATGTTCGCGCCAAAGTACATCGAGAACAAGCTCAAGTTCTTCCCGTACATCAAGGAAGCGGTGGCCTTCGGCAATGACCGCGACCAGGTCTGCGCGTTTATCAATATCGACTTCGAGGCCGTGGGCAACTGGGCCGAGCGCCGCCACCTGCCGTACGCCGGCTATGTCGACCTGGCCGCGCAGCCCGAGGTGCTGGAAATGATCGGCGAATGCGTGAACCAGGTGAATGCCGACCTGGCCAACGACCCGATGCTGGCCGGATCGCAGGTGGCACGCTTCCTGGTCCTGCACAAGGAACTGGATCCGGACGACGACGAGCTCACGCGCACGCGCAAGGTGCGCCGCGGCTTTATCGCCGACAAATACGGCGTGCTGGTGGAGGCGCTCTATGCGGGCAAGTCCGAGCAGTTCATCGAGACGCGCGTCAAGTTCGAAGACGGACGCGAGGGCAGCGTGTCGGCCACGCTGAAGCTGGTCAATGCGAAGCGCCTGCCGGTGGCGGCGCGCGCAGCATGA
- a CDS encoding branched-chain amino acid ABC transporter permease, with protein sequence MFYREAGQFKTSYVADSQIFPIRQDRIGFAVLMAVAFVAIPFVGSEYWFSAILIPFLIFSLAALGLNILTGYAGQLSLGTAAFMAVGAYAAYNFQLRVEGMPVLLTFVMAGLSAALVGVAFGLPSLRIKGFYLAVATLAAQFFVVWALTKFPWFSNNSSSGVITAQRLDLFGFAIDTPLKKYLFVLAIVTVLALAAKNLVRSATGRAWMSVRDMDVAAEVIGIPLMRTKLLAFAVSSFYCGVAGALYAFCYLGSVEPDGFSLDLSFRVLFMIIIGGVGSILGSFLGAAFILLLPIFLDNVLPSLAALLHLPFTNATVSHIQLMVFGGLIIFFLIVEPHGLARLWQIAKEKLRLWPFPH encoded by the coding sequence ATGTTTTATCGTGAAGCCGGCCAGTTCAAGACCAGCTACGTCGCCGACAGCCAGATCTTTCCCATCCGCCAGGACCGCATCGGCTTTGCCGTGCTGATGGCGGTGGCCTTCGTGGCGATCCCGTTCGTCGGGTCGGAATATTGGTTCTCGGCCATCCTGATCCCGTTCCTGATTTTCTCGCTGGCGGCACTGGGGCTGAATATCCTGACCGGCTATGCCGGCCAGCTGTCGCTCGGTACCGCGGCCTTCATGGCGGTGGGTGCCTACGCGGCCTACAATTTCCAGCTGCGCGTGGAAGGCATGCCGGTGCTGCTGACATTCGTGATGGCGGGCCTTTCCGCGGCATTGGTGGGGGTGGCCTTCGGCCTGCCGTCGCTGCGCATCAAGGGCTTCTACCTCGCGGTGGCGACGCTGGCGGCGCAGTTCTTCGTGGTGTGGGCGCTGACCAAGTTCCCCTGGTTCTCCAACAACAGCTCGTCGGGCGTGATCACGGCGCAGCGGCTGGACCTGTTCGGCTTCGCCATCGACACCCCGCTGAAGAAGTACCTGTTCGTGCTGGCCATCGTCACGGTGCTGGCGCTGGCGGCCAAGAACCTGGTGCGCTCGGCCACCGGGCGCGCATGGATGTCGGTGCGCGACATGGACGTGGCGGCAGAGGTGATCGGCATCCCACTGATGCGCACCAAGCTGCTGGCGTTCGCGGTCAGCTCGTTCTACTGCGGCGTGGCCGGCGCGCTCTATGCGTTCTGCTACCTGGGCTCGGTCGAGCCGGACGGCTTCTCGCTGGACCTGTCGTTCCGCGTGCTGTTCATGATCATCATCGGCGGCGTGGGCAGCATCCTGGGCTCGTTCCTGGGCGCGGCCTTCATCCTGCTGCTGCCGATCTTCCTGGACAACGTGCTGCCGTCGCTGGCCGCGCTGCTGCACCTGCCATTCACCAATGCCACCGTGTCGCACATCCAGCTGATGGTGTTCGGCGGGCTGATCATCTTCTTCCTGATCGTGGAGCCGCACGGGCTGGCCCGGCTGTGGCAGATCGCCAAGGAGAAGCTGAGGCTGTGGCCGTTCCCTCATTGA
- a CDS encoding HIT family protein, producing MDTQYNPTNIFAKILRGELPCIKVYEDDDTIAFMDIMPQADGHTLVVPKEAAVNLFDLSEQGAQAAIVATQRVARAVRAAFAPDGISIGQFNGAAAGQTVPHVHFHIVPRYADSALRGHAREMQDPEQLKGHAQRIIAALREQGA from the coding sequence ATGGACACCCAGTACAACCCGACCAATATCTTCGCGAAGATCCTGCGCGGCGAGCTGCCGTGCATCAAGGTCTACGAGGACGACGATACCATCGCCTTCATGGACATCATGCCGCAGGCCGACGGCCATACGCTGGTGGTGCCCAAGGAAGCCGCGGTCAACCTGTTCGACCTGTCCGAGCAGGGCGCGCAGGCCGCCATTGTCGCCACGCAGCGCGTGGCGCGCGCGGTGCGCGCGGCGTTTGCGCCCGACGGCATCTCCATCGGCCAGTTCAACGGCGCGGCCGCGGGCCAGACCGTGCCGCACGTCCATTTCCATATCGTGCCGCGCTATGCCGACAGCGCGCTGCGCGGCCATGCGCGCGAGATGCAGGACCCGGAACAGCTCAAGGGCCATGCCCAGCGCATCATCGCCGCGCTGCGCGAGCAGGGCGCCTGA
- a CDS encoding ABC transporter substrate-binding protein: MTNLIRNVQRAALVVSAAAALLAPAAPAMAQSNEQFVALPSYRVGPYGANGQSWYGGFIDYLNYVNLKEGGVNGVKLSWEECETEYNNAKGVECYERLKSKNATTKGTAYHAMSTGISYALVDKTAADKVPLVMMGYGRTDAVDGSVFPYAFPLVTTYQMQVSAIVKYLASKNGGSLAGKKIVYLYHDSAYGKEPIVALQAEAKLGKFNLVEIPVAHPGNEQGAQWLKIRQENPDYVIFWGWGVMNQTALKAAQKVGFARDKIIGSWWAGSEEDTVPAGDASKGYMSATWNVAGRNVPLIADIEKVVYGAGKGNMQDKNKVGSVLYNRGVSAAVVTVEAVRVAQAKFGKGKPMTGEQMRWAFENLNLTNARLQQLGATGLLPEIKTSCDNHEGSGKVKIQQWDGTKWVVVSDWIEGNKGLIHPLFKATAAQYAKEKGITPACSKS; encoded by the coding sequence ATGACCAACCTGATTCGCAATGTGCAACGCGCCGCCCTGGTGGTCAGCGCCGCGGCGGCACTGCTGGCGCCGGCGGCGCCGGCCATGGCGCAGAGCAACGAGCAGTTCGTGGCGCTGCCAAGCTACCGCGTGGGGCCGTATGGCGCCAACGGCCAGTCCTGGTATGGCGGCTTCATCGACTACCTCAACTACGTCAACCTGAAGGAAGGCGGGGTCAACGGCGTCAAGCTGTCGTGGGAAGAGTGCGAGACCGAGTACAACAACGCCAAGGGCGTGGAGTGCTATGAACGCCTGAAGTCCAAGAACGCCACCACCAAGGGCACGGCCTACCACGCCATGTCCACCGGCATCTCGTACGCGCTGGTCGACAAGACCGCTGCCGACAAGGTGCCGCTGGTGATGATGGGCTACGGCCGCACCGACGCGGTGGATGGCTCGGTGTTCCCGTATGCGTTCCCGCTGGTGACTACGTACCAGATGCAGGTCTCGGCCATCGTCAAGTACCTGGCCTCGAAGAACGGCGGCTCGCTGGCCGGCAAGAAGATCGTCTACCTGTATCACGACTCGGCCTATGGCAAGGAGCCGATCGTGGCGCTGCAGGCCGAGGCCAAGCTGGGCAAGTTCAACCTGGTGGAGATCCCGGTGGCGCACCCCGGCAACGAGCAGGGCGCGCAGTGGCTGAAGATTCGCCAGGAGAACCCCGACTACGTGATCTTCTGGGGCTGGGGCGTGATGAACCAGACCGCGCTGAAGGCCGCGCAGAAGGTGGGTTTTGCGCGCGACAAGATAATCGGCTCGTGGTGGGCCGGCTCGGAGGAAGACACGGTGCCGGCGGGTGATGCCTCCAAGGGCTACATGAGCGCCACCTGGAACGTGGCGGGCCGCAACGTGCCGCTGATCGCCGATATCGAGAAGGTGGTCTACGGTGCCGGCAAGGGCAATATGCAGGACAAGAACAAGGTGGGTTCGGTGCTGTACAACCGCGGCGTGTCGGCGGCGGTGGTGACGGTGGAAGCGGTGCGCGTGGCGCAGGCCAAGTTCGGCAAGGGCAAGCCCATGACCGGCGAGCAGATGCGCTGGGCCTTCGAGAACCTGAACCTGACCAACGCGCGCCTGCAGCAACTGGGCGCGACCGGCCTGCTGCCCGAGATCAAGACCAGCTGCGACAACCACGAGGGCTCGGGCAAGGTGAAGATCCAGCAGTGGGACGGCACCAAGTGGGTGGTGGTGTCGGACTGGATCGAGGGCAACAAGGGCCTGATCCACCCGCTGTTCAAGGCCACGGCGGCGCAGTACGCGAAGGAGAAGGGGATTACGCCGGCTTGTTCGAAGTCCTGA
- a CDS encoding ABC transporter ATP-binding protein: MTQVAWQGAGQREWAGTARTDASGAGSGGAIAPTGPMSPAELTDDSGAHPGTQRAQRTGEQARTGGEVILDLQHISLSFGGVKALTDISFDVCEHEVRAIIGPNGAGKSSMLNVINGVYHPQQGRIVFRGEERKQMHPTAAARQGIARTFQNIALFKGMTVLDNIMTGRNTQFRTGLFAHALWWGPARNEEMRHRQKVEEVIDFLEIQSIRKTPVGRLPYGLQKRVELARALAAEPSMLLLDEPMAGMNVEEKQDMCRFILDVNRQFGTTIVLIEHDMGVVMDISDRVVVLDYGKKIGDGTPEEVKGNPDVIKAYLGTSH; encoded by the coding sequence ATGACGCAAGTAGCCTGGCAAGGCGCGGGGCAGCGCGAATGGGCGGGGACGGCACGCACGGATGCCAGCGGTGCCGGCAGCGGCGGCGCGATCGCACCCACGGGTCCGATGTCTCCTGCGGAACTGACGGATGACAGCGGCGCGCATCCCGGCACGCAGCGCGCGCAGCGCACCGGCGAACAGGCGCGCACCGGCGGCGAGGTGATCCTGGACCTGCAGCATATCTCGCTGTCGTTCGGCGGGGTCAAGGCGCTGACCGATATCTCGTTCGATGTGTGCGAGCACGAGGTGCGCGCCATCATCGGCCCCAACGGCGCCGGCAAGAGTTCGATGCTCAACGTGATCAACGGCGTCTATCACCCGCAGCAGGGACGCATCGTGTTCCGCGGCGAGGAGCGCAAGCAGATGCACCCGACCGCCGCGGCGCGCCAGGGCATTGCGCGTACCTTCCAGAACATCGCGCTGTTCAAGGGCATGACGGTGCTGGACAACATCATGACCGGGCGCAACACGCAGTTCCGCACCGGGCTCTTCGCCCACGCGCTGTGGTGGGGCCCGGCGCGCAACGAAGAGATGCGCCATCGCCAGAAGGTCGAGGAAGTGATCGACTTCCTCGAGATCCAGTCGATCCGCAAGACCCCGGTCGGGCGCCTGCCGTATGGCCTGCAGAAGCGCGTCGAACTGGCGCGCGCACTCGCGGCCGAGCCCTCGATGCTGCTGCTGGACGAGCCCATGGCCGGCATGAACGTGGAAGAGAAGCAGGACATGTGCCGCTTCATCCTGGACGTGAACCGGCAGTTCGGCACCACCATCGTGCTGATCGAGCACGACATGGGCGTGGTGATGGATATCTCCGACCGCGTGGTGGTGCTCGACTACGGCAAGAAGATCGGCGACGGCACGCCGGAAGAGGTCAAGGGCAACCCTGACGTGATCAAGGCGTACCTGGGCACTTCGCACTGA
- a CDS encoding DUF3293 domain-containing protein: MASAIDDATLQAYRETHYRVLGDLPMVLRVDQPSAPLAALHRALGVAASAFITAANPFSLRCDDDTNAKRQQALAQDLARMGLRAIEAAGEHPRNGWPAEPSFLVPGLSLADARALGEKYEQNAVVWSGADAVPRLVLLR; the protein is encoded by the coding sequence ATGGCCAGCGCCATCGACGACGCCACGCTGCAGGCCTATCGCGAGACGCACTACCGCGTGCTGGGCGACCTGCCGATGGTATTGCGGGTAGACCAACCCAGCGCCCCGCTGGCGGCGCTGCACCGCGCGCTGGGCGTGGCAGCGAGCGCCTTCATTACCGCCGCCAACCCGTTCAGCCTGCGCTGCGACGACGACACCAACGCAAAGCGCCAGCAAGCGCTGGCGCAAGACTTGGCAAGGATGGGATTGCGCGCAATCGAAGCCGCCGGAGAGCATCCACGCAACGGCTGGCCGGCCGAGCCGAGCTTCCTGGTGCCGGGGCTGTCGCTGGCGGATGCACGGGCACTCGGCGAGAAATACGAACAGAACGCGGTGGTCTGGAGCGGCGCGGACGCGGTGCCGCGGCTGGTGCTGCTGCGCTGA
- a CDS encoding Crp/Fnr family transcriptional regulator, whose product MLNDFVDRCVWAADLSPEQRERVRRAMFVHEYTQGDYVCHKGDMAEHWMGVLEGIVKITTVSPSGKSVTFTGVPTGGWFGEGAVLKSEIRKYDVMALRRSTIAFLPRDTFLWLLDTSLPFTRFLLTQFNERLGQFIAAVEYERLLDIDSRVARAVSSLFNEHLYPGIGKTLEISQEEIGLLAGISRQRANQALKVLEQQGLVRVDYGVIEVLDLEGLRQYGE is encoded by the coding sequence ATGCTGAACGATTTTGTCGACCGCTGCGTGTGGGCAGCAGACCTGAGTCCCGAGCAGCGCGAGCGCGTGCGCCGCGCCATGTTCGTGCACGAGTACACCCAGGGCGACTACGTCTGTCACAAGGGTGACATGGCCGAGCACTGGATGGGCGTGCTCGAAGGCATCGTCAAGATCACCACGGTGTCGCCCTCGGGCAAGTCCGTCACCTTCACCGGCGTGCCCACCGGCGGCTGGTTCGGCGAAGGCGCGGTGCTCAAGTCGGAAATCCGCAAGTACGACGTGATGGCGCTGCGCCGCTCCACCATCGCCTTCCTGCCGCGCGACACTTTTCTGTGGTTGCTGGATACCAGCCTGCCGTTCACGCGCTTCCTGCTGACCCAGTTCAACGAACGCCTGGGACAGTTCATCGCCGCGGTGGAATATGAGCGGCTGCTCGACATCGATTCGCGCGTGGCGCGCGCGGTGTCGTCGCTGTTCAATGAGCACCTGTATCCGGGGATCGGCAAGACGCTGGAGATCTCGCAGGAAGAGATCGGCCTGCTCGCTGGCATCTCGCGCCAGCGCGCCAACCAGGCGCTCAAGGTGCTGGAACAGCAGGGCCTGGTGCGGGTGGACTACGGCGTGATCGAGGTGCTGGACCTGGAGGGGTTGCGGCAGTACGGCGAATAA
- a CDS encoding branched-chain amino acid ABC transporter permease translates to MTFFFEILIGGLLSGLMYSLVALGFVLIYKASGVFNFAQGAMVYFAALAVVGLMDKGLPMWAAVIGAFVVMILVGMSTERFVLRKLVNQPPITLFMATIGLSFFLEGLGPLLFGNEVRPINLGIVDEPIESIMTNFNIVLSKFDIAAAAIAGLLVGSLALFFQYTKVGRALRAVADDHQAALSLGIPLQNIWAIVWGVAGFVALVAGMLWGSRNGVQFALTLTALKALPVLILGGFTSVPGAIVGGLIIGASEKLAEIYIPPVFQSMFGGNFGGIEGWFPYVFALLFLLVRPEGLFGEKHIDRV, encoded by the coding sequence ATGACGTTCTTCTTTGAAATCCTGATCGGCGGCTTGCTCTCTGGCCTGATGTACTCGCTGGTGGCGCTGGGCTTCGTGCTGATCTACAAGGCCTCGGGCGTGTTCAACTTTGCCCAGGGCGCGATGGTGTACTTCGCCGCGCTGGCGGTGGTGGGGCTGATGGACAAGGGCCTGCCGATGTGGGCCGCGGTGATCGGCGCCTTCGTGGTGATGATCCTGGTCGGCATGAGCACCGAGCGCTTCGTGCTGCGCAAGCTGGTCAACCAGCCGCCGATCACGCTGTTCATGGCGACCATCGGGCTGTCGTTCTTCCTCGAGGGCCTGGGGCCGCTGCTGTTCGGCAATGAGGTGCGCCCGATCAACCTGGGCATCGTCGACGAGCCGATCGAGTCGATCATGACCAACTTCAACATCGTGCTGTCCAAGTTCGATATTGCGGCGGCGGCCATTGCCGGCCTGCTGGTCGGATCGCTGGCGCTGTTCTTCCAGTACACCAAGGTCGGACGCGCGCTGCGCGCGGTCGCTGACGACCACCAGGCGGCGCTGTCGCTGGGCATCCCGCTGCAGAACATCTGGGCGATCGTGTGGGGCGTGGCGGGTTTCGTCGCGCTGGTGGCCGGCATGCTGTGGGGCTCGCGCAATGGCGTGCAGTTCGCGCTCACGCTGACCGCGCTCAAGGCGCTGCCGGTGCTGATCCTGGGCGGCTTCACCTCGGTGCCCGGCGCCATCGTCGGCGGGCTGATCATCGGTGCCTCGGAGAAGCTGGCCGAGATCTATATCCCGCCGGTGTTCCAGTCGATGTTCGGGGGCAACTTCGGCGGCATCGAAGGGTGGTTCCCGTATGTGTTTGCCTTGCTGTTTCTGCTGGTGCGGCCCGAAGGGCTGTTCGGCGAGAAACACATCGATCGCGTCTGA
- a CDS encoding 3-hydroxybutyryl-CoA dehydrogenase, giving the protein MSIRTVGIVGAGTMGNGIAQACAVVGLNVVMVDISDAAVQKGVATVASSLDRLIKKEKLTEADKASALARIKGSTSYDDLKATDIVIEAATENYDLKVKILKQIDGIVGENVIIASNTSSISITKLAAVTSRADRFIGMHFFNPVPVMALVELIRGLQTSDTTHAAVEALSKQLGKYPITVKNSPGFVVNRILCPMINEAFCVLGEGLASPEEIDEGMKLGCNHPIGPLALADMIGLDTMLAVMEVLYTEFADPKYRPAMLMREMVAAGYLGRKTGRGVYVYSK; this is encoded by the coding sequence ATGAGCATCAGGACAGTGGGCATCGTCGGTGCCGGCACCATGGGCAATGGCATCGCCCAGGCCTGCGCAGTGGTAGGTCTCAACGTGGTGATGGTCGACATCAGCGATGCCGCCGTGCAGAAGGGTGTCGCCACCGTGGCAAGCAGCCTGGACCGTCTGATCAAGAAGGAAAAGCTGACCGAGGCCGACAAGGCCAGCGCGCTGGCGCGCATCAAGGGCAGCACCTCGTATGACGATCTCAAGGCCACCGATATCGTGATCGAGGCCGCCACCGAGAACTACGACCTGAAGGTCAAGATCCTCAAGCAGATCGACGGCATCGTCGGCGAGAACGTGATCATCGCGTCCAACACCTCGTCGATCTCGATCACCAAGCTGGCTGCCGTGACCTCGCGCGCCGACCGCTTTATCGGCATGCACTTCTTCAACCCGGTGCCGGTGATGGCGCTGGTGGAACTGATCCGCGGCCTGCAGACCAGCGACACCACCCACGCCGCCGTCGAGGCCCTGTCGAAGCAGCTCGGCAAATACCCGATCACGGTCAAGAACAGCCCGGGCTTCGTCGTCAACCGCATCCTGTGCCCGATGATCAACGAGGCCTTCTGCGTGCTGGGCGAAGGCCTGGCCTCGCCGGAAGAGATCGACGAAGGCATGAAGCTGGGCTGCAACCACCCGATCGGGCCGCTGGCGCTGGCTGACATGATCGGCCTGGACACCATGCTGGCCGTGATGGAAGTGCTGTACACGGAGTTTGCCGATCCGAAGTACCGCCCGGCGATGCTGATGCGCGAGATGGTCGCTGCCGGCTACCTGGGCCGCAAGACTGGCCGCGGCGTGTACGTCTATAGCAAGTAA